From a region of the Citricoccus muralis genome:
- a CDS encoding ABC transporter permease, which yields MAVTEAPAVLAALPDVHDDSDLRWGRLRQRLVVGLPVAFVSLLLLACFVAPYVFPVPAPVGGSILESALPPGSPGHLLGTDINGNDVLARLLHGGQSSLIVAISVNLIGLAVGGGIGALSGYVGGRVDNLIMRVLDVFIAFPSLVLTIFIAQALGPSIPNTILALSAFSIPAVARVARSATLRVMTMPYLQAAELSGSPAWRILLRHVAPNISPQMLNFAMLGMGIVIVTEGALSFLGLGIPPPAPSWGNMIFEGQQSMSATPLLVLWPSLALLATVLSFNLLGENIRDEMSGR from the coding sequence ATGGCAGTCACTGAAGCCCCCGCGGTCCTCGCCGCGTTGCCCGATGTTCACGACGATTCCGACCTGCGCTGGGGCCGCCTGCGCCAACGCCTGGTGGTCGGCCTGCCGGTGGCCTTCGTCAGCCTGCTGCTGCTGGCCTGCTTCGTGGCCCCGTACGTGTTTCCCGTTCCGGCCCCGGTCGGCGGCAGCATCCTGGAAAGCGCCCTGCCGCCGGGCAGCCCCGGTCACCTGCTGGGCACGGACATCAACGGCAACGACGTCCTGGCCCGGCTGCTGCACGGTGGCCAGTCGTCGCTGATCGTGGCCATCTCGGTCAACCTCATCGGCCTCGCCGTCGGTGGGGGCATCGGCGCCTTGTCCGGCTATGTCGGCGGCCGGGTGGACAACCTCATCATGCGGGTCCTGGACGTGTTCATCGCCTTCCCCTCCCTGGTCCTCACCATCTTCATCGCCCAGGCCCTGGGCCCGAGTATCCCGAACACCATCCTGGCGCTGTCCGCCTTCAGCATCCCGGCCGTGGCCCGAGTGGCCCGCTCGGCCACGCTGAGGGTGATGACCATGCCGTACCTCCAGGCCGCCGAGCTCAGCGGCAGCCCTGCCTGGCGCATCCTGCTGCGGCATGTAGCGCCGAACATCAGCCCGCAGATGCTGAACTTCGCCATGCTCGGCATGGGGATCGTGATCGTGACGGAGGGTGCCCTGAGCTTCCTCGGCCTGGGCATCCCACCGCCCGCACCGAGCTGGGGAAACATGATCTTCGAGGGCCAGCAATCGATGTCCGCCACACCGCTGCTGGTGTTGTGGCCCAGCCTGGCCCTGCTGGCCACGGTACTGTCCTTCAACCTGTTGGGTGAGAACATCCGCGACGAGATGAGTGGGCGATGA